CTCCTGCGGCTGCTCGCACACACCCATCATTGTATTACTCGCAGACCCTTCGCTGATCCTCCCTGTACAAAGTGCTCGTAGAACAAATCTCTTCTCGGGTTTCTCTTGCAGCGATGTAGCCACCAAAACTTGTTGTTTTACAGTTGGGTTACCTTGGTTAGACTTTTCAATGTACAGGCCTTTTAAACAGTCATGAAGCATCCACCTGAAGAAAAAGACTGAAATTAACTAGAATCTTAGTACTCTTGAAATTTTGAAGTGTTGTGTATCAAAATATGGATGTTTCAAAGGCCTTGTTGGCTGCAACAGAGATCTTTTCTCTCTTCCAAGTGCATGTAGAACTCTGAATAATCCATGCATTTGAATCTTCCCATCAACTATGGCAATAAGTCTTTTTTAGAATTGTCTTTGGTCAATGCCTCTAATTTTACTTGATGCTGATAATGAAAGTTGAATTAAACATTTTATGGGTTCCGCAGGTTGATTTGTTTATCGTCTCAAAATGGCTTTGGATATAATTAAACCTTGTAGGAATTttgtgaataatttcttgttccatTTCCCCCGATTAGCAAATCTTACTTGTTTTCTACGGCTTAATTGCTTGTTGATTCGTGCACTGTCGGTTCAACTAGAAGTTGATGCAACCGAAACCACCCCTATACGAGCATCAATAGATCCTTATTCCTGCATTCTTTacacattaatgcatgattcttcAAGCCAGTGATCCATTGCGTGTGCTTATGAATCCAAAGATGATTCCGAGAAATCTGACAGTCAGGAGGACAACACGAGAGCAGCTCATGAAAGCTTCCATAGATTCCACTGCCTGCCACATGAAATATAGCCGTTGGACAAGCAAGATCAAGTCTTTTTGCATGAACTGTAACAGAgggcacgagagagagagagagatgaaaacaGTAGCCAAGAGAAGTAAAAATTCCTACTTCGTTTGGTGGCAAACTGACACCACGAAGGCCCTTTTATGCTGCTGATGCTGAATTAGCGTTGTAACACCGTACAAGACACGTAAAAGCTGTCAGCCATTGGCTGGCAATTTGAAGCGGGCATACGGCCATCGcctcttctttcttctgcttCGCCTTGCTGCTGGCAGTGTATTCTAGCAATTAACGTGGTGGAGTTTGGCGTTATCATGGGGAGGCGTGGGCCTCGATGTGTGTGCAATGCATGGAGAATGAGAGACAGGGCTCATCAATAGAGTGGCGGGGGCCACATCGCGCGGTCCAAGGAATTCCCACCACGTAGGAACAGGTGACACGCGGCCGTACCTGTGCTTCCCACGCCTCGCCCCGGCTCGTCGTCTTCCCCGCCCTATTTGAATTCTCTAATCACACACACaataggagaagagaaagaagataaAGGAAGTAATCATCATCGTTACCTCATGTTTTCGATGAGCTCTTCGATGGACACCATTCAAAGAAGTTTCCTGGTTTCCCAGACCAGGAAGCTTTTTCCGTGAAAAGTGTCTTAGACTACGGAACGTTGCTTGCTGATTGCCGAAAAAGTACAGATCAATCTTTCCATTACCATTGAGTGGTGGCAAAGCATGCCACGGAGATGGATTAAGGAGATCATGACCTCCTCGGAACAAGAGCTACACTCACTGGAACTTGAGATTGGTGAAGCCATTGTTGTGCACAGGGTCAACCAATCGATTGATCCGAGAAGTTATGGTATGGCCCAACTCCAGTGACCATGCCCTGAACAAGGTAACCCAGCATGGTCCACCCCCCCTCGACCCACCCAGTCTTCATCTCCAGCCTCAGGTACTTCATGAACTTGTCATCCATCCTTGACAAGGCGGCCAAAAGGGTTAAGGGTTAAAGAAACCCAACTAGCTCGCGTGGTGGTTGTAATACAATGCTTTTAATTGCTACGAGATGTGGATGCAGCTTAAACTTCGAGTGGAGAGTGGTGTTGGTTAAACTTCCATccaagtaagagagagagagagagagagagctgtctGTCTGCTCCTTGTGAAAGTATTAGAAGAGCAAATTTCCCATATACCGAGTCTTTAAAAGCTATTTTCCATATTTGAGTTCACTTGCTTCGTAATACTACAAGCAAATGTTCCACGCACGCCAAGACATTACAACCACTACTACTTTGCTATTTTGCACTACCCCTAACAGGGGGTGCTAACTACAAATGGAGCCTTTCTTGAAGTCCAATATATCGGTAGAGAGCAGACTGTATATATTCAAATAGAAGACATCCAACGAAGAGAtgagatgaaagatatttttGATTGATTAAGCTGAAATATCAGGTAATTTCCTGCAGTAGTTACCCCTCACAGAAAAAGTCTCAAGTCATTTAACCTGACATTTGTAGTTATAGTTTAAGGACAAAAATTGAATTATGCATTCGCTATGGCTCATAATATCTCATCCGACTACGTGAAGTCAACCTGAAACTGCAAGTTAAAATAGTTTTCGTTGTTTAGACTTTGCATTGCCATGTGAAATTATTTCGCAGACGGGGCGGGGCCTGCCACTTTTGCCGATGGAATGCCTCGTGAAATCCTCTGCGTGGGTGGGAGCACCAAACAGGAAGATCCAAGCGGTACGCGGACGTCGACCAATGGAAAGAGGTGTTGTATTGGTGGTTACGGCACGACAGGTGTTCCGCGCCTGGTGTCTTCTGCGAAGCACGGCCACGTGTGTGGGCCCAGTTATCTATCTGTCCACCGACATCCTCCCACGTAATAAATCCGTATAAGAAAATAACATCACCCTCTTCCGTTCCTCCCTTCCCGTCTTTGGAGTTCACAGATTCGGGGGGCATCCTTTTGCCCCCTTCGGAGCCCCTTGTGTTTGATTTCCGACCAAGGAACCGCGCTAGAGGTTTGTTTTTTCTTCGAAATCCGAGATTTTCCCTGGTCGAAGTTTCATTTGGATTTCGATTGAATCGCTCCTTCTCTTCGCTTCGTTTCCCTTGTAAGGAAATCGCGATCTTTGTCGAAGTTTCCGGCGGTTTGTTGTAATTCTCCCTAATACTTGGTCATCATCCGTGTAACTGTAGGTGATCTAGGGTTTTGCAGTAGCTTTGGGAATGAATTCGGAGGAGAGCTCCAAATCGAGGTTGGAAGAGCTGGGAGGGGAAAACAGAAGTGAAACCACTGTAAAGATGGCTCCTTTGAGTGAAATTAACGCGGAGTTTGGCGGTGAACTGGGCGGTGAAGAGCCTTCTGGGATCGATTCTCCGATTGGGACAGGAGGTGCAGATCAAATTTGGGAGGAGAGGGGTAATGTTTCTCCTGGCGAAGCAGTGGCTTCCTCTCCTGGGGCTGTGAAGGTTAATAGGGATCCCGTTGGAGGAGAGTTTTTGGCCGAGTCACCTTCCAATTCGATTGGATCTCCTTCGAGTGCAGCGGCGGAGGTGGTGGCATCGAAGTTGGCACCTTCAAAAGGTTTTGGATTGAAGAAGTGGAGGAGAATTAGGAGAGATTTGAATAAAGATATAACAGGCTGTGCTGATACAGCTCAGATTCTGAAGCGCAGACTTTCACTTGCGGAGCCATCAAAAGCTCATGAAGACAACAAGCACAAGAGTGATGGCGAGGACGAGGTTGAGGGTGAAGGTTCAGTTGCTTCATCGGTGTCCATGAACATTGGAGGGCCTCCCTTTGTAGTTGCCCCCACTACATTAGATCCAGAGCTTGGTTTATTAGTCACTGCTACTGGTTTCAATATCGGCATAGAATCTGAGAGCAGTGATGATCATGGTAGTAAGTCATCGACAGCTGCGAGTGCTCTAAGGCTGCGGCATGAAACGGTTGGTTTTGGGAGGGACAGAAGTAGGGCACGAAATGTTATTGGAAGAGTACCAGGGCATGTTGTACAACAAAGAGGTCAGCGGGCAAAAGGAGTTAGAGCCGATGTTAAGAAAATTACAGAAAACCAAGTTAAGATCGAGATGGAGAACTCCTATTCTGACTTGCAGAGTTCAAATGTGGCTGTTTTTTGTACGAATAGCATGGCTAGTAATGGGAAGCAGAGTGAGAAATCTGTGAACTATTGCGGTGAACAGAGTGATGATGCTCAGCCAAGTGTAGAAGTCAGATCAGGTTTCTTCAAAGAGAATGGGGGCATTGGAGACGTACTGAGGGATGATTTGGATGGCGAGTATTCAGGGGGTGAGAATAAGTCTAAAAGTCAGCCACTGTCGGATCTTGATCCCTTTCTAGAGTCAATTGATTCTCTCCAAGCAATAAAAGAAGCACTAGAAAATGGTAGGCATTTTTCGTCTCATTTTCATTTTCCCATAACAAGATCTGTgcagttcctttttcttttcacctTCGTTCTAATGCGTTAAGTGTAATTTTTTAGGTTTTAACATTTAATGTTCTAGAAAAGGTGTGTAGTCTTTGTTGGATCAACACGATTGGCTTAGCCTTGTTATAAAGATATAGAGCTTGTTTTGTTATCATCATCTTATTATTGTACTATATTAGTTTTTTGTTTAATCAACAAACTTGGGTTAGCCAAATTAAAAAGATAGAGAGCTTTTTTTTTCCATCCTCTTTTTGCACTTAGCAGCTGTAGCCATAAATTGACAATTGGCAAAAACTTGAGAAAAAAGGCAGCAGGATTGGTTCTATTGGTGGTTTTCAAATGTTGTGCTTATCTATAATGACTAGGATGTCATCGTGGGCATTACTAGAGAAAATAGAGCCAAGAACATCTAGGTACTTGTATCACTTGTTGATAAACTAGGGGAAATTGATTAAGGTGATTTGAAAATGTCCATATGATTTGTAGATGCAGCAACAATGGAAATTCCGATTGCTACTGTCAGGTGATTAGATGACCAAATAAGACTTTGCAGGAATGAACAAGAAAAAAATTTGATATCCCTGAATGACGTATGGTAATGCGCTTATGGAAGGATAGGATCCATGTTTTATCTTGGATGATTACAGTATTTTTTGTCTAGTAACAAATTTGCTTCCAGTCACATAACTTGTTAAATATTTGGACAATAAAGTCAATTGTTACTAAACATAATTTTAAGAGTACACTGTTCTTTTCTTTGTTTCTCCATTTTGCTTCATTTTGATTCTTGGCACATGTTATTTCAATTAATCACTATTACCAAAATTTCCTTCCttgttacttaccaaaaaaagaaatTCATTACGATGTTATGTACAAAAAGTTCCAAAAGCTGTTTTTTCTCTGCAGACTATTAAGATTCATGTCTAGGCTTTCTTCATTTTTCTATATTGTTCTGATCAAATATTTAACACAAAAATAATTACCTGCAATGTTTGCCAAGGTCTTGGGGGACCTCAATAATTACCCAGTGCTTCCTCTATCTCTTTCTGTTCGCTCTTTTATTTGTGAAGTTCTGCAATTAAATGACTGGTTTGTGATGGTAAAGCTTTTTGTTGGTGCTAACGGATCAATAAGCTCCATTCTTAGGTTAAACTTTCTGTTGGTGCTGCTGGGTGAATCACTCAGCTAACTGATCATAGCTAAGCTCCATCATTAGGTTAACTCTATTTCCTACTTTCCTCtttttcttgtaagaaatgctTCTTAGGTACCTCTACATGCAGATATGGAACACTGTGATTGATATTTATTTTAGTTGGATCATCCATTTTcacattaattaaaaaaattattgagtGAGTTCCCTTGAGATTCATGTAAGATATGTTAGACTTATGGAAGCACAGAGGAATTATGACCGGTAGGTATTGGAGGATATTGACTGTCATGTACTGTAATGAAGTTTAAGTAGGATTACAAATAGTAATGAGTTAAAAAATTTATAACCTAACAGCATAACATGTCCAACATGTTTATGTATACTTGTCCAGTCTCATTCATCCTCATTAAACCTTTTACGATTGGCTTGCAGGCCAGCTTTTGTCTATTTTAACCTATGTTGTGAAACTCTGAAGGATAGGGAAACCTTGAAGGCAACTCCTTTTGGCATATAAACATTCTCTTAAGTTCCTCATATTCCTCTGTTGATAACTTTATAGTAACATGTCAGAAAGAATCAGAATTCATCTGTCAGGCACAAAAAGTGTATATCAATATAAACTGACTATTTTGAAGGTTAAAACTTTTGGGACAGTCACTTGATGGGATCAAAATTCAGAACTCCCTAGGGACTTAAGTTAATAACAGTGAGAACATAGGTGACACAATCTATATCTTACTCTGAATCTATATTCATTGCTGTGACGAATATGACCACCCTAAATTTCCTCCTTGTTCATATTTCATTCAAAAAACACCATTCAACATAGGCTAAACATCATTCATCGGTGTCATTGTAGATCCATCGTATTCTAATCCGGAGATGTGCATAATGATGTAACATATATCCCCTGTATACTCAATACAACCATGGTGATTTTGAAGTCATGTTTTATCAAATGATATGTTAGGTCCTACAGTGCCATCTATAGTTTGGATTTAGATATGGTATACACTTCTTCTAATTCCTAATGAGTACTGTTGGTGTTTACAAATTTTCCAGGTTTATGCATTTTCTTAGTGTTGTTTGAAAATCATATTCTTATGACATTTTTAGATAAATTGCTATTAAAATTTCTGTTAGTATCATTGAATTTCATCATGTGTATATCTGATGGAGAACCATTTAGCTTTATAGAGGATTTCAGAAAAGTTTATTCTAGACAAAgaaatcagcaaaaagtcatcAATTATTTGGCCTAGAAACTCTAAAAGTTGTGTGAAAAATGAGAGATTATTTTCATCTTTTGAGGTGCTTACCTTGGGATTCTACTTTTGTATTAAATACACTTTTTTCATCTTATTTGTAATAAGTTATTTTAAAATTGTTTAGATCTCTTAGAAGTCACATTTTGGGTTTCTAAAAGGTATAACTAACCTTTTGACCTTGGGTTAGTTATTTGTAATAACTAACCTTTTGACCTTAAGGATGAATTCCAATAACCTACTAGAAACCCACAAACTTGAGTAATGGATCAACAAGTTCGATTTTGCTGACAATTTGATGGTAGGTTTGACTTAATGTGTTTGTTGACTGATTAGATAGTATTGAGGACTACATTGAGTGGTACAAAATGATTGATATTAAATACGTGCgacttgcaaaaaaaaaaagaactagtaGGACCCAATAGAAAGTATTGGCAACATATCCAATGCAGTCTTGGACACTGTCAAGAGCCTTCTGTCACCCAATGGGAAGCCATGAAACAAAAACTTGACGAAAAATATTTGGCAACCTACTTAAAGGCCAAATGATTGAACAATTGAACCTCAAACTATTGAATTCTAGTAAGGCTAAGTATTTGGCCTGATTTAAGGAGCGTTTACTTAAGTATAAAATTAAATAGGACCAAATTATCACTGTTCGAAGGTTTGGTAATAGGTTAATATTTGACATTCAATGAGAAGCCTCCCTTAGTTTCCGTGACACCATAGAACTTTTATTAAGGTTTGACATCCATGGAAGCTTCCTAACGAGCCCATGAGATTGATAAGTCCCTCAAAATCTATCCAACTCCTCGAGCATCTTCTCAATCTTTCAATAATAACTATTTCCCAATATATCCAAGTAGTGGCTCTATCAAGCCAAAAGTATCCATTGCTAGCAACACTCCAGCCCAACCATGAATTGTCCTACTCGTTTGGTCATTGATTCTCAAATTATTTCATCTTCAATCCAATGTAATTGCTGTAACAATAGAGGGCATATTGCCTCTCGTTATTCACAACGTACCCTTACCTTAAAAAAAGAACTAGAGGATCAAATCGAGGAAATATACTAAGTAGTTTAACCCGAAGCCTACTCAAGTGATACAAATGAACTAGAAATTGAATATGCCATGACAACATTGTCCGCATCATTCTCTCTCCTACTAGTGATTCTAATATATTCTATACTTTTATACAAATCGAGGAGAGAACTTACAAGTTGATTATAGATGAACGTAGCACTATGAATGTAGTCTTAAAATCTACTATCAAGAGACTAAACCTTAAAGTAGAGTCGCATACGATACTATTCAAAGTAGCTTGGGttgacaaaccactttacttgtgaCCGAGAGATTGTATTGTGCGATTACTAGGATGAGATTTGTGATGTTCTACCAATGGATGTTACTCACATTTTTGTAGGTCAACCTTGACTATATGACCTCGATGTTACCGATCATGGGAGAGAAAACACCGATGCCTTTTACTATTAAGGTAAAAACATCATCTTGCGACCAATGAAATCATCATAAAAGGACCATTAAGGAACTCTCAAATCCCTTCCACACGCCCCAACCACCAAGGGACTCTAATTACTGGACTGTAAGTCTTTTGAAGTAAAAATCTTAAACAACAAATTTTATGTGGTCATCATTGCTAAAGAATTTCCTAGTCCTTGCATTGCTTATGACCTAACTCCTAAAGTTAAATCCTTATTAAATGAATTTTCAGATGTCATACCTTTGGAATTACCTAGTGAACAACCAGGAACAACCACTCATATGGGAAATCCAACATGTAATTGACGGATCTCTCTCACTTACCTCTCACTTAACTATCATGCCTCAAATGAAGCCTACTTATTCACTCAACATATCCATGATTTGCATACTGAGATTCGACATAAAATTGTCCTAAGTAATGTAAGTTATAAATTTGCTACTAAGCACATTGTAAGAGTCAAGAGTTTTAAATTGAATTATGTCTTGGTTCGCATTTGGCTTGAGAGATTCCCCAAAACCTCATTCAAAAAATTAAGTGTTCAAGCTATTGATCCTTTTCCTATTATCAAAAAATTGAGATATAATGCATATATGCTCGATTTGCCTGTCGACTTAAATATTAATTCAGTTTTCAATATGAAAAATTTAACTCCATATCATGGTACTTTTGAGCCTCCTCTTTCTACCCATGTTCCTGCATGTGACAATCCTCTCAAAGCATCGACTCTTCCACAACACAGGGATGGTGTAGAGACTATTCTTGGTGACCATCTTGTTTTGTCTGCTACTAGTGTCACCGATACTTTCTTGTCAAGTTGCGTGATTGTCCAACTTCCGATGTCACTTGGATTACTTTGAGGGAACTTCATGACTTTGCACCAAACTTATTGGACCACTACCTTCCAAATCACTCTACGGGGTCAAGTGTTTTTCCACATGAAGATTCATTTATCTTTATAAGGGATTTCAAAAGAGTTTATTCTAGGGAAATAAATCAGCAAAATGTCATTAATTATTTGACCTAGAAACTCCAAGAGTTGTGTGAAAAATTGAAGCATCATTTAGTCTTTCTAGGTGCTAACCTTGGGACTCTACTTTTGTATCAAGTGCACCCTTTTTCTTCTCAGTTGTAATAAGTTGTTTTAAAGTTGTTTAGGTGTCATAGAAGTCACATTTTAGGTTTTTAAAAGGTATACAAGTTCTCTAGGAGGGAGGGTACTCTTGGAAATCATTACCTCAATTGATTGTACTAAGATtcctaaacccctataaatagtggAGTTTGTCAATAGATAAGACACTTCAGatttaaatgaaaaagaattgcatcttctcttttctaGCCTCTTTCTCTCCTCTATAATCTCTAATTTTACTCCTCTCTTGCTATCTCTCTATTTCTCTACCCTGTTCTACATCAATATCTAGTTCTCTTTGGGTTCAATATAAGCAATTGCATCAATAATTTTGCAATTTGACCTTTTCAATGTTTTTTTATTATGTGCAATTTCAAATTAAACATCTACGAGTGATCTGCAGTTGCACCCATGGTAGTGTAGAATGTGATTCTAGTTGCTCATGTTGTTATGACTTCTGCCTGAATTTGATGTGCTAATCGTTTATGGTTTGCCCAGATTGCATCTTGATGTTGATATGACAGGGTTTATCATATAATTATCCTCTGCATGCTTGTTTTTTAGAACTAAGCTTGTCATTTAAATTCAAGCATATTATCCATCCACACAGCTATATATTATTACATTGGAGTTTGGAGAATATGATGATACATCAACTCATTTGCTTGGATTTTCATATTGGTGAAATGTACACATGGGCCGTTATGAATTAGAACCTTTTTAAGCTTGGCATCACCTAAATGTTTtggattctgatttttttttgtagTTCCCTCTCTATAGTTAGATGTAGTTGATTTAGAAGAAATATCCAATAAGCTGCACAGCACCAGCTTAGCGATCACTAGCTGCATTTAATTAATAAAGCAGTAAACTTATTGCAGTTATGACAATGTCATCTTGGTTGTCATTTTAAAGTGACTTATGAATAATATCTAACAGCATGTTTGTTTGACCATTTTCAATTGCATTATGAACTAGAGCTGAAGAACTGATAACCACTTAATTTGGATAAACTACTCTAGGCAATATGTGTTGTTCTAATTCATAAAGCGTTGACCTTGAGCTTAATGGTTTAGGATGATTAAGAGTAGCCATGTCATAAGAAAACcttaattttcaagtatagtcTATTATTTCTACCTGTCAACATGTGGTCAAGATGGTTTCtggattggtttttttttttccagaaatTGTGATgtaaataaaaaatgattttttatgGAATATTGCAGAGATTCAAAATTTTTGGGAAATTGGGAAAGATGTGTTACCTGATGATTATGGTGGCCAATATGAAGAAACAGAAGGCAGTAGTTCCCCAGCTGTTGAAG
Above is a genomic segment from Musa acuminata AAA Group cultivar baxijiao chromosome BXJ3-4, Cavendish_Baxijiao_AAA, whole genome shotgun sequence containing:
- the LOC135636296 gene encoding WPP domain-interacting protein 1-like, coding for MNSEESSKSRLEELGGENRSETTVKMAPLSEINAEFGGELGGEEPSGIDSPIGTGGADQIWEERGNVSPGEAVASSPGAVKVNRDPVGGEFLAESPSNSIGSPSSAAAEVVASKLAPSKGFGLKKWRRIRRDLNKDITGCADTAQILKRRLSLAEPSKAHEDNKHKSDGEDEVEGEGSVASSVSMNIGGPPFVVAPTTLDPELGLLVTATGFNIGIESESSDDHGSKSSTAASALRLRHETVGFGRDRSRARNVIGRVPGHVVQQRGQRAKGVRADVKKITENQVKIEMENSYSDLQSSNVAVFCTNSMASNGKQSEKSVNYCGEQSDDAQPSVEVRSGFFKENGGIGDVLRDDLDGEYSGGENKSKSQPLSDLDPFLESIDSLQAIKEALENEIQNFWEIGKDVLPDDYGGQYEETEGSSSPAVEVNLVEQNEKIEHLECKLGEALAVVRAKETKILELEAVLNRTERPNKESDSTDLLFFQEKCRDMEMELENLLEKKIEVEIKYTILARTTQIWRVLEEDHIALLEEQKSPSGDQLNMMCEVENAENETFVSRGGAEELEKDLLAAEEVLKLQRIAYKYSLCFCVQIILLCIAFGLFLMQLFPSSSGVAPT